A window of the Emys orbicularis isolate rEmyOrb1 chromosome 1, rEmyOrb1.hap1, whole genome shotgun sequence genome harbors these coding sequences:
- the LOC135876149 gene encoding olfactory receptor 52P1-like: protein MADFNFTPYDSSILILTGIPNLEDAHIWISIPFFMVYIMALLGNITVLFVVGKEQTLHKPMYLLLCMLALADIGTSTSFVPKALCIFWFNLTSITVKGCLTQMFFFHAFSTMHSAVLVTMAFDRYVAICNPLRYTTILTNARIAKLGLLGMIRAVLFILPMPLLVSRQPLCANRIIPHTYCDHIAVAKILCGDITGSRMYGLVLAFLIIGFDVTLIGLSYGLIIRTVLRLSSQEANQKALNTCTAHICALLMAYPVGLFSTLAHRFGQDMALHVHIILSNLHYLIPPMLNPIIYGVKTKELRDKVVKNICRMHSPHATDFKPE, encoded by the coding sequence ATGGCAGATTTCAACTTCACCCCCTACGACTCTTCAATATTAATCCTAACTGGCATCCCTAACCTGGAAGATGCCCACAtctggatttccatccctttcttTATGGTCTACATTATGGCCCTGTTGGGAAATATCACAGTTCTGTTTGTTGTAGGCAAAGAGCAGACCCTGCACAAGCCGATGTAtctgctgctctgcatgctggcacTCGCAGACATTGGCACATCTACCTCCTTCGTGCCAAaggcactgtgtatattttggtttaatttgaCAAGCATTACTGTGAAGGgttgcctcacccagatgttcttcTTTCATGCATTTTCTACAATGCACTCAGCTGTCCTAGTGACAATGGCCTTTGATCGCTACGTTGCCATATGTAACCCTCTGAGATATACCACCATCCTCACCAACGCACGAATAGCTAAGCTAGGGCTACTTGGTATGATAAGAGCTGTTCTCTTCATCCTGCCTATGCCCTTGCTTGTGAGCAGGCAGCCATTGTGTGCCAACCGCATTATCCCCCACACATACTGTGACCACATAGCTGTGGCAAAGATTTTGTGTGGGGACATCACAGGCAGCAGAATGTATGGCTTGGTGTTGGCGTTTTTAATCATTGGGTTCGACGTGACGCTCATTGGCTTGTCCTATGGTCTGATCATCAGGACTGTCCTCAGACTCTCCTCCCAGGAAGCCAACCAGAAAGCCCTCaacacctgcacagcccacaTCTGTGCGCTACTGATGGCTTATCCTGTTGGACTCTTCTCCACACTGGCACACCGGTTTGGTCAGGACATGGCTCTGCATGTTCACATAATCTTGTCCAACCTCCATTACCTCATTCCCCCCATGCTCAACCCTATCATTTATGGGGTCAAAACCAAAGAGCTTCGTGACAAAGTGGTCAAAAACATTTGCAGAATGCACTCACCACATGCTACTGACTTTAAACCTGAGTGA